The Danio aesculapii chromosome 8, fDanAes4.1, whole genome shotgun sequence genome window below encodes:
- the LOC130233535 gene encoding RNA-binding protein 15-like yields MKGKERSPVKKRSRALDDIRDRGGSHPTSKKMGVISNSGGGSNNGNSSSKSDGGSARRGLLGDKRDGRDFDGHVSSRTGNNHGYTSPVASSSGKNHASSLSLEAARTNSRGETRAPLPTNESEYKTLKISELGSQLSDEEIEDGLFHEFKKFGDVSVKISRVNDERIAFVNFRRPDDARAAKHARGRLVLYDRPLKIEAVYLNRRRSRSPVKDDHFSVVAGHRHLHTQRPLSPTGLGYRDYRLQQLALGRLPPPPPPPLPRELEREREFAFYEARARPAYIAERAAPFREEDFISPEDDQRANRTLFLGNLDITVTENDLRRAFERFGTITEVDIKRPTRGQSSTYGFLKFENLDMAHRAKISMSGKVVGRNPIKIGYGKATPTTRLWVGGLGPWVPLTALAREFDRFGTIRTIDYRKGDTWAYIQYESLDAAQAACTHMRGFPLGGPDRRLRVDFADTEHRYQQQFLQPLPLQHYEIMAESFVHRATPEAIRVRERTPPPLHFRERELYAGAEWPAPTIRERVRTPAFEPLEHLERERRREAWSLERELPGREAARKRRLMEDGRHLECSPDSSSEWAARRRRPPSLEGSPGGSSRDGRFSDSERPARADRVSPARESRSSLDRAPGEKRIKNNSSLSESSIGASPAERKRKAGDSAKGASKRDRSESSSKSNQASKQDAGGKLSMAWNGMLLLKNSNFPASMHLLEGDLSVATSLLIDGSTGGKVSQLRITQRLRLDQPKIDEVSRRIKVAGPGGYAVLLAVPGSSEETSSSDPAASTQRPLRNLVSYLKQKQAAGVISLPVGGSRDKDNTGVLHAFPPCDFSQQFLDSSAKALAKTEEDFLVMIVVRGAS; encoded by the coding sequence ATGAAAGGGAAAGAGCGGTCGCCGGTGAAAAAACGTTCAAGGGCCTTGGATGACATACGAGACAGGGGAGGAAGCCATCCGACCAGTAAGAAAATGGGGGTTATCTCGAATTCTGGCGGAGGAAGCAACAACGGCAATAGTTCGTCTAAAAGCGACGGGGGCTCTGCACGACGGGGACTGCTTGGAGATAAAAGAGACGGACGGGATTTTGACGGACATGTATCCAGTCGGACTGGTAATAACCACGGTTACACGAGCCCCGTTGCGAGCTCGAGCGGCAAAAATCACGCCTCGAGTCTGTCCTTAGAGGCGGCGCGCACTAACTCGCGCGGGGAGACGCGCGCACCGCTTCCCACAAACGAAAGTGAGTACAaaactttaaaaatcagcgaGCTCGGCTCGCAGCTGAGTGACGAAGAAATCGAGGACGGCCTCTTTCATGAATTCAAAAAATTCGGTGACGTGAGCGTCAAAATCAGCCGAGTGAACGACGAGAGAATCGCATTCGTCAACTTTAGGAGACCGGATGATGCCAGGGCGGCAAAGCACGCACGAGGCCGGCTGGTGCTTTATGACCGACCTTTAAAAATCGAGGCAGTTTACTTGAACAGGCGGAGGAGTCGCTCTCCGGTAAAGGATGACCATTTCTCTGTTGTTGCAGGCCATAGACATTTGCATACTCAGAGGCCGCTCTCTCCAACCGGCCTGGGCTACAGGGACTACCGGTTACAGCAGTTAGCACTGGGCCGGCTTCCTCCTCCCCCCCCCCCGCCTCTGCCCAGAGAGCTGGAAAGAGAAAGAGAGTTTGCCTTTTATGAAGCGAGGGCGCGGCCCGCATACATAGCAGAGCGAGCCGCTCCTTTTCGCGAGGAGGACTTTATCTCTCCAGAGGACGACCAGAGAGCCAACCGCACACTGTTTCTGGGTAACTTGGATATTACTGTGACTGAAAACGATTTGAGGAGGGCTTTTGAACGATTTGGGACAATCACTGAGGTGGACATTAAAAGACCCACTCGGGGCCAGAGCAGCACCTATGGCTTTCTTAAATTTGAAAATTTGGACATGGCTCACAGAGCTAAAATTAGCATGTCTGGGAAAGTTGTGGGCCGAAACCCCATCAAAATTGGCTATGGTAAAGCCACCCCCACCACAAGACTATGGGTGGGTGGTCTTGGCCCTTGGGTGCCTCTGACTGCATTAGCCCGGGAATTTGACCGCTTTGGAACTATTAGGACTATAGACTACAGAAAAGGGGACACCTGGGCTTATATTCAGTATGAAAGCCTGGATGCTGCTCAGGCGGCCTGCACACACATGCGTGGATTTCCTCTTGGTGGTCCCGACAGGAGGCTGAGGGTGGACTTCGCTGACACAGAGCATCGCTACCAACAACAGTTCTTGCAGCCCCTCCCTCTGCAACATTATGAAATCATGGCTGAGTCTTTCGTTCATCGTGCCACCCCTGAAGCCATCAGGGTTAGAGAACGGACTCCTCCGCCACTGCACTTCAGAGAAAGAGAACTCTACGCTGGGGCTGAATGGCCCGCACCTACCATTCGTGAACGTGTACGAACTCCTGCATTTGAGCCCCTCGAACACTTAGAGCGTGAAAGACGGCGAGAGGCCTGGTCACTGGAGCGAGAGCTGCCAGGCAGAGAAGCTGCACGGAAACGTCGGCTCATGGAGGACGGCAGACATCTGGAGTGTTCACCTGACAGCAGCAGTGAGTGGGCGGCCCGCCGTCGCAGACCCCCATCGCTTGAGGGCAGCCCAGGCGGTAGCAGCCGTGACGGACGTTTCAGCGACTCTGAGCGTCCAGCGAGAGCAGACCGAGTGTCCCCAGCACGAGAGAGCCGCAGCAGCCTGGACCGAGCTCCCGGTGAGAAGCGCATCAAAAACAACAGCAGCCTCTCTGAATCCAGCATCGGTGCAAGCCCTGCAGAACGAAAGCGCAAAGCGGGCGATTCAGCTAAAGGTGCATCCAAGAGGGACAGATCAGAGAGCAGCTCCAAAAGTAACCAAGCTTCAAAACAGGACGCAGGGGGCAAGCTGAGCATGGCCTGGAACGGCATGCTGCTCCTAAAGAACAGTAACTTCCCAGCTAGCATGCACCTCCTGGAGGGCGACCTGAGCGTCGCCACCAGCCTCCTCATCGACGGCAGCACAGGTGGAAAAGTCTCTCAGCTACGCATCACACAACGTCTTCGTCTAGACCAGCCCAAGATCGACGAGGTGTCTCGCCGCATCAAAGTGGCAGGCCCAGGAGGCTACGCAGTTCTACTGGCAGTCCCAGGCAGCTCAGAGGAGACTTCATCATCGGATCCAGCAGCATCCACACAGAGGCCTCTCCGCAACCTGGTTTCATACCTGAAGCAAAAGCAGGCCGCTGGGGTCATCAGTTTGCCCGTCGGCGGCAGTAGAGATAAGGACAACACTGGCGTCCTGCACGCATTTCCACCGTGTGATTTCTCTCAGCAGTTCTTAGATTCTTCTGCGAAAGCTCTTGCCAAAACAGAAGAGGACTTCCTGGTCATGATCGTTGTTCGAGGAGCATCTTAA